In a single window of the Zea mays cultivar B73 chromosome 5, Zm-B73-REFERENCE-NAM-5.0, whole genome shotgun sequence genome:
- the LOC100192933 gene encoding uncharacterized protein isoform X1 gives MTKKQRREAGAMRRRDRHHHHRRQPRDERCVSCTTFNILAPIYKRMDNENCRESQYRAYWFSRNEKIIDRLLADHSSIICLQEVWLGNDELVDMYQKRLGDANYMLFKLARTNNRGDGLLTAVHRNYFNVLNYRELLFNDIGDRVAQLLHVESAMPFLQNRSTSCVHQQSLIVNTHLLFPHDHSLSIVRLRQVYKILQYIEAYLEEHKLGPLPIILCGDWNGSKRGQVYKFLRSQGFVSSYDTAHQYSDSEEDAHKWVSHRNHRGNICGVDFIWLLNPDKCRKPLKTSWNEAVFGIIKYFLQVAFLSEENAFALLKADSLYDHITYSSFYQALCQLGMVHPDRLKSEEIEELWSEADRDGDGVINYKEFQQCIWSPNCCSQEEEDTEIDITDESLDTFEANNEAFGFTVKEAVLFPPEVEKGMWPENYSLSDHAPLTVVFSPIRMPCSPRNRGEL, from the exons ATG ACGAAGAAGCAGCGGAGGGAGGCGGGGGCGATGCGACGGCGAGACCGACACCACCATCACCGGCGGCAGCCGCGGGACGAGCGCTGCGTTTCCTGCACCACGTTTAACATCCTGGCGCCGATCTACAAGCGCATGGACAACGAG AATTGCAGGGAGAGCCAGTACAGGGCCTACTGGTTCAGCCGCAACGAGAAGATTATTGACCGCCTTCTCGCTGATCACTCCTCCATCATCTGCCTTCAG GAGGTATGGTTGGGGAACGACGAGCTGGTCGACATGTACCAGAAGCGTCTGGGAGACGCCAATTACATGCTCTTCAAGCTTGCACGCACCAACAATCGTGGAGACG GTCTTCTTACTGCTGTACATAGAAACTACTTCAACGTTTTGAATTATAGGGAACTGCTGTTCAATGACATCGGTGATCGGGTAGCTCAGCTGTTGCATGTGGAATCAGCGATGCCATTCTTACAAAATCGAAGCACCAGCTGTGTCCACCAGCAGAGCCTCATTGTCAACACTcatttgttgttccctcatgatcACAGCCTTTCAATAGTTCGCTTAAGACAG GTATATAAGATCCTTCAGTATATTGAGGCTTACCTAGAAGAGCATAAACTTGGTCCACTGCCAATCATCCTTTGTGG GGATTGGAATGGAAGTAAACGTGGCCAAGTTTACAAGTTCCTTCGCTCGCAAGGGTTTGTTTCATCGTATGACACTGCTCATCAATACAGTGACAGCGAAGAAGATGCACATAAG TGGGTCAGTCACCGAAACCATCGAGGGAACATCTGCGGAGTTGATTTCATATGGCTTTTAAATCCTGATAAGTGCAGGAAGCCCCTGAAGACCAGCTGGAATGAAGCTGTTTTTGGTATCATTAAG TACTTCCTCCAAGTTGCATTCCTTTCCGAGGAGAATGCATTTGCACTCCTGAAGGCAGACAGCCTTTATGATCACATCACATATTCAAGTTTCTACCAGGCATTGTGTCAG TTAGGAATGGTCCATCCTGATAGACTAAAATCAGAAGAAATTGAGGAGTTGTGGAGTGAAGCTGACCGTGATGGCGATGGTGTTATTAACTACAAAGAATTTCAG CAGTGCATCTGGAGCCCAAACTGCTGTAGTCAAGAGGAGGAGGATACTGAAATTGACATCACTGATGAAAGTCTGGACACTTTTGAGGCAAACAACGAAGCCTTCGGCTTCACCGTGAAGGAAGCTGTTCTCTTTCCCCCAGAAGTAGAGAAGGGCATGTGGCCAGAAAACTACAGCCTCTCAGATCATGCTCCCCTCACTGTGGTATTCTCCCCTATTAGAATGCCTTGCTCTCCACGCAATCGTGGGGAGCTCTAG
- the LOC100192933 gene encoding uncharacterized protein LOC100192933 — protein MTKKQRREAGAMRRRDRHHHHRRQPRDERCVSCTTFNILAPIYKRMDNENCRESQYRAYWFSRNEKIIDRLLADHSSIICLQEVWLGNDELVDMYQKRLGDANYMLFKLARTNNRGDGLLTAVHRNYFNVLNYRELLFNDIGDRVAQLLHVESAMPFLQNRSTSCVHQQSLIVNTHLLFPHDHSLSIVRLRQVYKILQYIEAYLEEHKLGPLPIILCGDWNGSKRGQVYKFLRSQGFVSSYDTAHQYSDSEEDAHKWVSHRNHRGNICGVDFIWLLNPDKCRKPLKTSWNEAVFGIIKYFLQVAFLSEENAFALLKADSLYDHITYSSFYQALCQLGMVHPDRLKSEEIEELWSEADRDGDGVINYKEFQCIWSPNCCSQEEEDTEIDITDESLDTFEANNEAFGFTVKEAVLFPPEVEKGMWPENYSLSDHAPLTVVFSPIRMPCSPRNRGEL, from the exons ATG ACGAAGAAGCAGCGGAGGGAGGCGGGGGCGATGCGACGGCGAGACCGACACCACCATCACCGGCGGCAGCCGCGGGACGAGCGCTGCGTTTCCTGCACCACGTTTAACATCCTGGCGCCGATCTACAAGCGCATGGACAACGAG AATTGCAGGGAGAGCCAGTACAGGGCCTACTGGTTCAGCCGCAACGAGAAGATTATTGACCGCCTTCTCGCTGATCACTCCTCCATCATCTGCCTTCAG GAGGTATGGTTGGGGAACGACGAGCTGGTCGACATGTACCAGAAGCGTCTGGGAGACGCCAATTACATGCTCTTCAAGCTTGCACGCACCAACAATCGTGGAGACG GTCTTCTTACTGCTGTACATAGAAACTACTTCAACGTTTTGAATTATAGGGAACTGCTGTTCAATGACATCGGTGATCGGGTAGCTCAGCTGTTGCATGTGGAATCAGCGATGCCATTCTTACAAAATCGAAGCACCAGCTGTGTCCACCAGCAGAGCCTCATTGTCAACACTcatttgttgttccctcatgatcACAGCCTTTCAATAGTTCGCTTAAGACAG GTATATAAGATCCTTCAGTATATTGAGGCTTACCTAGAAGAGCATAAACTTGGTCCACTGCCAATCATCCTTTGTGG GGATTGGAATGGAAGTAAACGTGGCCAAGTTTACAAGTTCCTTCGCTCGCAAGGGTTTGTTTCATCGTATGACACTGCTCATCAATACAGTGACAGCGAAGAAGATGCACATAAG TGGGTCAGTCACCGAAACCATCGAGGGAACATCTGCGGAGTTGATTTCATATGGCTTTTAAATCCTGATAAGTGCAGGAAGCCCCTGAAGACCAGCTGGAATGAAGCTGTTTTTGGTATCATTAAG TACTTCCTCCAAGTTGCATTCCTTTCCGAGGAGAATGCATTTGCACTCCTGAAGGCAGACAGCCTTTATGATCACATCACATATTCAAGTTTCTACCAGGCATTGTGTCAG TTAGGAATGGTCCATCCTGATAGACTAAAATCAGAAGAAATTGAGGAGTTGTGGAGTGAAGCTGACCGTGATGGCGATGGTGTTATTAACTACAAAGAATTTCAG TGCATCTGGAGCCCAAACTGCTGTAGTCAAGAGGAGGAGGATACTGAAATTGACATCACTGATGAAAGTCTGGACACTTTTGAGGCAAACAACGAAGCCTTCGGCTTCACCGTGAAGGAAGCTGTTCTCTTTCCCCCAGAAGTAGAGAAGGGCATGTGGCCAGAAAACTACAGCCTCTCAGATCATGCTCCCCTCACTGTGGTATTCTCCCCTATTAGAATGCCTTGCTCTCCACGCAATCGTGGGGAGCTCTAG